A window of the Besnoitia besnoiti strain Bb-Ger1 chromosome VI, whole genome shotgun sequence genome harbors these coding sequences:
- a CDS encoding Myb family DNA-binding domain-containing protein (encoded by transcript BESB_065280) yields the protein MDDAPGAPTQSSGVSASLSSLAPTYPSPTALFDPEKGGDLAYTSAAPLFSSYDLPQPPAPQATQYATRARPLQDGCTRGRDGEGASPSRPSADVFTPLAALSSPYASISASRGASEASEAATRPRGAGSPPQPSEAAASPSAASAAASRPPSVSLASLRSWGRAGADPAPTAGAEERPEFSPFFALCPAAATMASGCTLTQGGAALGCRPSGEDFPLRFVPLLQAEPFRGGVEEAFPLDPSASVASLCPLALDPLSFSLSSTLGEGVFASALPHDASTTPPASSALLSVATAFASRPSRASAGAASPSSRSPGGAEAAAEALACEKETLLLRAFAAETRRASRREEPTAFRALGAEAAAARRQHSELFQVFRAGQRAFESLAEGLGRGRVATREAAAAANSDGAEGDTPAGETQHAQRVKKGEEEEAGDAISDTKTSSWPENEKNVIMPHLSARTSAAAHAVLRSVLRTLARDLARAEILEAERAKETSPDEEKRRREANSAARQDLHSLSDAPGDPLASAVVFKAGIGGDSLSEGSEAVAGVASLPLSAPEAFEAPRGAAPGAAGARGEHEEDFEENAALLRFLEAEEEAETEEVQRQLKRAMLLRTLRDLLSEHFPRATPPSPLGLLTPSSGTRAPGAAASASPSASLSAASLDAAHQLREERILALLLRQLERRDDELADLLVSSKPRAVKQQLLQVLLAEVLADISVLHRQQRRYFLQPAAGAAPSSALASSPLIKKLGKTADAPVAPSAVAASLGGNGTSQALVELGGGAPAPLPPELAGPSPLSILQCLARAQRAEAATAEGQADAVAAGRAALLRLAQLAPRLTTGVFLLLPHLSYLPRLLLLQLQLHTQQAQRGELSAEALEERVWRSFKDQEAFTNTPLFLSLSQQFSEALAAARQALPAAAAPGALGAPQALGLLPPAGPASALVVAQGAGGVGAMPLAGALGAAREDGKGGAGAGAPGAGAAKAASAPKKPSRKGMGMSGWALFAKEKRAELQQEGTLEGETLPEQTSFVARFWHQLSKEKKAEWGRRAEELNRQAGLRMKKEEEIRKAKERAEAKENCAQAEAAAATASSVAAQGAAAVTGAPQGLRTQAPGAGAFSGLPAGASSAVAPPLAPFAAPLNAPGATAGGLYALVGTDDERGKLQLPAFVAGSGRPGAPAAPGGVPATGTARAGGQLDGSLPFASCPGAALGSPEAALPQGAAFAADGLPSGRGHGAQLPSGPPAASASPLSGPHGGAPALQGYLQAQFSAAQLPQQFPSAFAGQFPAGALSGQGPLARAPLADGGLAALGADAAAKKKSRSGGGKKGEGGQCKSGRGYTAFTFFAKEMRQKCKEEGIECGSSLSEQNTFIGDKWRQVSPEEKKIFQQRAKEANAAWRREHEEKLLQAQKEHEPFRKQDSINSDASSTFSASLGGGQQTSTYCHPPQGGALALPSSLASSAPPAPSAASSSTPEASPAYASAGTSPSPSASAPALGSSHPAAPAGRFGPGGGFFAPDASLERREGDPLDAGRADAFALAQAFSLSSAPGVSASAEAPPASLQGLGPGAFAPGRRDEGDTGARQARGALEPPFKKPRGDGSEAGLRARPAPGFASSASACAPETSGTARGGERAREDAGGVRKAATDSDRVNDWRMYYPSSQAPAAGGREAPGHGVSTPEMSWRRREEEAYLAQKQTPPSTSAPFPSSAAYPQQQGGPPKPAASAPGLSGLAAYPPEDVSYHLKLDFEAETGGGRDGQEGARGECLQERATPHFFVSEGVHSASPPASLAGSEGRRTLRPDRCRHAQGKRLREEREDAADEEESDESEEASRSDEAVEKNSEARQGKAARERRSRRGEQKMQTDEEKEDEDKGDDADEEEGDDEEEEEETTAARPARLTGPRALRERKSVRREQDDDQDEESWEEESDEDASSDEDFVPGARERRAAGPSRRAAARQLSPDLLPSLPRQSDSDSRRPQPAARETRDDRVERGGREERDSVEGASIRESPPAASGRRRASGRARRRREEGKELAQLFIPPAAIVEKDEGPLTLWDLVQRNKRRRAPGSQTSGAEGDTSKKARKEPGTDSERPGDAAEESLDLVLGSLFSPPSSSTAALRQEKTSSSADKMLTALLSPASPEQKKGREEVEGTAEKDLSALFEMPARSSAAPALRLDADGQLVMAEGGGEEIDQHACTCGASLGLFDGIGGQAAPCVCLFNGRRRLVEEGGAGGVNSLSLQPYAGAYKSTKGKKWTPEETQRFYAALEQYGTDLLLVRTLLPHVTDKQLKLKLKIEERRYPEKVEAALNRRRQLTIEAYEDMHGKINAALHYNRALGSSSSEESEDEGDSARPKRLADSALKALPPPPSVPPHQSASSLPSLLSLLANASTAAEGAGGAQVDETLFALPQDGGVRAGGREEDDLLALFG from the exons ATGGACGATGCGCCGGGGGCACCGACGCAGTCttccggcgtctctgcgtccctTTCTTCGCTTGCTCCCACATACCCCTCTCCTACCGCACTCTTTGACCCCGAGAAAGGCGGCGATTTGGCGTACACCTCGGCCGCCCCCCTGTTTTCCTCTTACGACCTTCCtcagcctccagcgccgcaggcgacacaGTACGCCACTCGGGCGCGGCCCCTCCAGGATGGATgcacgcgcgggcgagacggcgagggcgcttcgccttcgcgtccttccGCCGATGTATTTACCCCGCTAGCCGCCTTGTCGAGCCCGTATGCGTCCATTAGCGCGTCTCGCGGGGCAAGCGAAGCAAGCGAAGCGGCGAccaggcctcgcggcgccggcagtccgccgcagccgtctgaggctgctgcttcaccttccgcggcgtctgcggctgcgtcgcgacCGCCTTCAGTATCCCTCGCTTCGCTTCGCTCGTGGGGGCGGGCCGGGGCCGACCCCGCCCCAACCGCGGGTGCTGAGGAGCGCCCCGAGTTCTCGCCGTTTTTCGCGCTCTgccctgctgcagcgacgaTGGCGAGCGGCTGCACTTTGACgcaaggcggcgccgccctaGGCTGCCGGCCGAGCGGCGAAGATTTTCCTTTGCGGTTCGTCCCGCTCCTCCAGGCAGAACCCTTTCGAG gcggcgtcgaggaggcaTTCCCGTTGGATCCCAGCGCGTCGGTGGCGTCCTTGTGCCCGCTCGCGCTTGATCCGCtgtccttctcgctctcctccacTCTGGGAGAGGGCGTCTTCGCAtccgcgctgccgcacgaCGCGTCTAccacgccgcctgcctcgtctgccCTGCTCTCGGTGGCGACGGCGTTCGCCTCCAGGCCCTCAcgggcctccgccggcgctgcgtctccgtcctcgcgctcgcctggtggcgcggaagcggcggcggaggcgctggcatgcgagaaggagacgctgctgctgcgggcgttcgcggcagagacgcggcgggcctcgcggcgagaagagccGACCGCGTTTCGGGCGCtcggggcggaggccgctgcggcccgGAGACAGCACAGCGAACTCTTCCAGGTCTTCAGAGCGGGCCAGCGCGCCTTCGAGAGTCTTGCGGAGGGGCTGGGGCGAGGCAGGGTCGCCAcgcgcgaagcggccgccgccgcgaactccgacggcgcagaaggcgacacgccggcgggcgagacgcagcACGCGCAACGAGtgaagaagggagaggaggaggaggcgggagacGCCATCTCAGATACGAAGACCTCCTCTTGGccagaaaacgaaaaaaacgtTATTATGCCTCACTTGTCCGCGCgcacgagcgccgccgcgcacgcagttCTCCGCAGTGTGCTGCGGACGCTCGCCAGAGACCTCGCGAGAGCTGAAATCCTCGAGGCcgagcgcgcgaaggagacatcTCCggacgaagaaaaacgcagaagagaagcaaACAGCGCCGCCAGACAGGACCTCCACAGCCTGAGCG ATGCACCCGGAGACCCTCTAGCCTCTGCAGTTGTGTTCAAGGCGGGGATCGGAGGGGACTCTTTGAGCGAGGGTTCAgaggcggtcgccggcgTGGCGTCGCTTCCACtctccgcgcccgaggcgTTCGAAGCGCCTCGTGGCGCGGCTCCTGGCGCGGCCGGTgcccgcggcgagcacgAGGAGGATTTTGAAGAGAACGCGGCGTTGCTGCGCTTCTTGgaggctgaggaggaagcggagacagaggaagtTCAGAGGCAGCTGAAGCGTGCCATGCTCCTGCGCACCCTCCGAGACCTCCTTAGCGAACACttcccgcgcgcgacgcctccgtcgccgctgggGCTCCTCACGCCCTCCTCGGGGACCCGTGCGCCaggagccgcagcctctgcctcgccctctgcctcgctgtctgcggcaTCTCTTGACGCCGCGCATCAGCTGCGTGAAGAGCGCATTCTGGCGTTGTTGCTGAGGcagctggagcgccgcgacgacgagctggcggatctcctcgtctcttcgAAGCCTCGCGCCGTGAAGCAACAGCTTCTGCAAGTGCTTCTCGCCGAGGTGCTCGCGGATATTTCGGTGCTTcaccgccagcagcgccgatACTTCCTtcagcccgcggcgggcgctgctcCATCATCCGCTctggcgtcttcgccgttgATCAAGAAACTCGGGAAGACCGCCGACGCCCCCGTCGCTCCCTcggctgtcgccgcgtcgctgggCGGGAACGGCACCTCCCAGGCGCTTGTGGAGCtggggggcggggcgccgGCTCCACTCCCTCCGGAGCTCGCGGGGCCCTCGCCCCTGAGCATCCTGCAGTGTCTGGCCCGCGCCCAGCGCGCCGAAgctgcgaccgcggagggccaggcggacgcggtcgcggcggggcgcgcggcgctcttgCGCCTCGCCCAACTGGCGCCCCGCCTCACGACGGGCgtcttcctgctgctgcctcacCTCTCGTACttgccgcgcctgctgctcctgcAGTTGCAGTTACAtacgcagcaggcgcagcgcggcgagctctccgcggaggccctcGAAGAGCGCGTCTGGAGGAGCTTCAAAGACCAAGAGGCCTTCACCAACACgcccctctttctctcgctctcgcagcaGTTTTCTgaggccctcgcggccgcgcgacaggccctgcctgcggctgcggccccGGGCGCCCTCGGGGCCCCGCAGGCCCTGGGACTCTTGCCACCGGCGGGGCCTGCGAgcgcgctcgtcgtcgcccaaGGGGCTGGCGGCGTCGGAGCGATGCCGCTCGCGGGTGCGCTGggcgcagcacgcgaagACGGCAAGGGGGGCGCTggggcaggcgcgccgggggcgggcgcagccaaggcggcgtcggcgccgaaAAAACCCTCGAGGAAGGGCATGGGCATGAGCGGCTGGGCTCTATTTgcgaaggagaagcgcgcggagctgcagcaggagggcACTCTGGAGGGCGAGACACTCCCCGAGCAGACGTCCTTCGTGGCCCGCTTCTGGCACCAACTGagcaaggagaagaaggcggagtggggccggcgcgcggaggaatTGAATCGGCAGGCTGGACTGCGCatgaagaaggaagaggagatTCGCAAAGCCAAGGAGCGAGCCGAAGCGAAGGAAAATTGCGCACAAGCcgaagctgctgcggcgaccgcgagttCTGTCGCCGctcagggcgccgcggcggtgaccggggcgccgcagggccttCGCACGCAGGCTCCGGGAGCAGGGGCTTTCAGCGGGctgcctgccggcgcctccagtgcggtcgcgccgcctctcgcgccgttcGCCGCACCGCTAAACGCACCGGGAGCGACCGCTGGGGGCCTGTATGCCCTCGTCGGGACTGACGACGAACGAGGcaagctgcagctgcctgccTTCGTCGCAGGGTCCGGTCGTCCAGGCGCacccgcagcgcctggcggcgtGCCTGCGACCGGGACGGCCCGCGCAGGGGGCCAGCTGGACGGGTCTCTCCCCTTTGCGAGCTGCCCAGGGGCCGCTCTGGGCTCACCGGAGGCGGCCCTGCCCCAGGGCGCCGCCTTTGCGGCGGACGGGTTGCCGTCGGGCCGCGGCCACGGGGCGCAGCTTCCCTcggggccgccggcggcctctgcttcgccgctgtcggGGCCCCAcgggggcgcgccggcgctccagGGGTATCTCCAGGCGCAGTTTTCTGCTGCGCAACTGCCTCAGCAGTTTCCGTCTGCGTTCGCAGGCCAGTTtcctgcgggcgcgctcTCGGGACAGGGccctctggcgcgcgcgccgcttgctgacggcgggctcgcggcgctcggcgcggacgcagcggcgaagaagaagagccgcTCGGGCGGCGGCAAGAAGGGCGAGGGTGGGCAGTGCaagagcggccgcggctaCACAGCCTTTACCTTCTTCGCGAAGGAGATGCGACAGAAATGCAAGGAGGAAGGCATCGAGTGCGGCTCCTCCCTCAGCGAGCAAAACACCTTCATCGGAGACAA GTGGCGGCAGGTCTCtccggaggagaagaagatttttcagcagcgcgcgaaggaggcaaacgcggcctggcgccgcgagcacGAAGAAAAGCTTCTccaggcgcagaaggagcaCGAACCGTTTCGAAAGCAAGATTCGATCAACTCCGATGCCAGTTCCACGTTCTCTGCGTCCCTTGGCGGGGGTCAGCAGACTTCCACCTACTGCCACCCTCCGCAGGggggcgcgctggcgctgccatcgagcctcgcgtcctctgctccccctgccccctctgctgcctcgtcttcgaCTCCGGAGGCGTCTCCGGCCTACGCCTCTGCGGGCACTTCGCCGTCCCCTTCGGCGTCTGCCCCCGCCTTGGGGTCTTCCcaccctgcggcgccggcggggcgcTTCGGGCCCGGCGGTGGGTTTTTCGCGCCCGACGCTTCTCTGGAGAGACGGGAGGGCGACCCCCTCGACGCCGGACGCGCGGACGCGTTTGCGCTGGCGCAAGCGTTTTCTCTGTCCTCGGCACCCGGCGtgtcggcgtccgcggaggcccctcccgcgtcgctgcagggCCTGGGGCCTGGCGCGTTCGCCCCAGGCCGGCgggacgaaggagacaccggcgcgcgccaggcgcgcggtGCCCTGGAGCCCCCGTTCAAGAAGcccagaggcgacggcagcgaggcgggtTTGCGCGCCAGGCCCGCGCCGGggttcgcctcctcagcctctgcctgcgcgccggaGACCTCTGGcacagcgagaggaggcgagcgagcgcgggaGGACGCTGGAGGCGTGCGGAAGGCTGCCACAGACTCCGACCGGGTGAACGACTGGCGCATGTACTACccttcctcgcaggcgcccgctgctGGGGGGCGCGAGGCCCCGGGGCACGGCGTCTCGACGCCAGAGATGtcgtggcggaggcgcgaggaggaggcgtaTCTCGCTCAGAAGCAGACGCCACCGTCAACGTCGGCGCCGTTTCCGTCATCGGCGGCGTATCCACAGCAGCAGGGCGGCCCCCCAAAgcctgcggcttctgcgccCGGCCTGTCGGGTCTCGCCGCGTATCCGCCGGAGGACGTCTCCTACCACCTCAAGCTCGATTTCGAGGCAGAGActggaggcgggcgcgacgggcaggagggcgccagaggcgagtGTCTGCAAGAACGAGCCACGCCGCACTTCTTCGTCTCAGAAGGAGTGCACAGCGCGTcaccgccggcgtcgctcgcgggcaGCGAGGGCCGGAGGACGCTGAGGCCAGACCGGTGCAGACACGCGCAGGGAAAGAGACTCCGAGAGGAGCGggaggacgcggcagacgaagaagaaagtgacgagagcgaggaagccagcagaagcgacgaggcggtcGAGAAAAACTCGGAAGCGCGACAGGGCAAAGCCGCTCGAGagaggcggtcgcgccgaggagagcaAAAGATGCAAAccgacgaagagaaagaagacgaagatAAAGGAGATGAcgcagatgaagaggagggagacgatgaagaggaagaagaggagacgacggcagcgcgcccTGCGAGGCTCACGGGGCCGCGTGCGTTGCGCGAGCGAAAAAGCGTTCGACGAGAGCAAGACGATGATCAAGATGAGGAGAGTTGGGAGGAAGAAA GCGATGAAGACGCTTCGAGCGACGAGGACTTCGtgcctggcgcgcgcgagcgtcgcgccgcagggccctcgaggcgagccgccgcgagacAGCTCTCGCCCGACTTGCTGCCGTCGCTTCCACGCCAGAGCGACTCAGAcagccgcaggccgcagccggcggcccgcgagacgcgcgacgaccGAGTGGAGCGCGGAGGtcgggaggagagagacagcgtaGAAGGCGCGAGCATAAGGGAGAgtccgcctgcggcctccggaagacgaagagcctccgggcgcgcgcggcgacgcagagaagaaggaaaggagctcgcgcagctgttCATTCCGCCAGCCGCTATTGTTGAGAAAGATGAAG GTCCGCTGACGCTGTGGGATCTCGTTCAGCGCAACAAGCGCCGGCGGGCTCCGGGTTCGCAGACGAGCGGTGCCGAAGGAGACAcctcgaagaaggcgaggaaggagccTGGCACGGACTCTGAAAggccgggcgacgccgccgaagag TCCCTTGACCTCGTGCTGggttctctcttttctccgccgtcgtcgtcgactGCGGCGCTGAGGCAGGAGAAGACGTCGAGCAGCGCGGACAAGATGCTGActgctcttctctcgccggcgtctcccgagcagaagaaagggagagaggaggtcGAGGGCACCGCAGAGAAAGATCTCAGCGCGCTCTTCGAGATGCCTGCGCGAAGCTCGGCGGCCCCCGCCCTGAGGCTCGACGCCGACGGCCAGCTCGTCATGGCTGAgggtggaggcgaagagatCGATCAGCACGCATGCAC ATGCGGCGCCAGTCTGGGCCTGTTCGACGGCATCGGCGGCCAGGCTGCgccgtgtgtgtgtctcttcaACGGTCGGAGGCGTCTTgtggaggagggcggcgcggggggcgtcAACAGTCTCTCCCTGCAGCCCTACGCAGGCGCCTACAAGAGTACGAAAGGGAAAAAGTGGACTCcagaggaaacgcagag